Proteins encoded by one window of Cupriavidus sp. EM10:
- a CDS encoding ABC transporter ATP-binding protein, which yields MASVQIRDVQKSFGGTQVIRGVSIDIPDGEFTVLVGPSGCGKSTLLRMLAGLEEISGGEIAIGERVVNRLPPKERDIAMVFQNYALYPHMSVYDNMAFSLKLAGVPRDTIKEKVDKASGILGLGQLLDRYPRQLSGGQRQRVAMGRAIVRDPQVFLFDEPLSNLDAKLRVQMRAEIKELHQRLRTTSVYVTHDQIEAMTMADQIVVMRDGRVEQRGRPLALYDHPDNLFVAGFIGSPAMNFVPGVLRRQNGEARVAFPDGTLLPAPGRLQDGAGTDGQRVIYGVRPEHLAYGAPGQGFPTTVTVVEPTGANTEVYSRFGETDFISVFRERHDFAAGQALHLVPDHHHTHLFDAESGQALPRQTARQ from the coding sequence ATGGCATCGGTTCAGATCCGGGATGTGCAGAAGTCCTTTGGCGGGACGCAGGTCATACGGGGCGTCAGCATCGATATTCCCGATGGCGAGTTCACGGTGCTGGTGGGCCCGTCCGGCTGCGGCAAGTCCACGCTGCTGCGGATGCTGGCCGGCCTGGAAGAAATCTCCGGCGGCGAGATCGCCATCGGCGAGCGCGTGGTGAACCGCCTGCCGCCCAAGGAGCGCGATATCGCCATGGTGTTCCAGAACTACGCGCTCTACCCGCATATGTCGGTCTACGACAACATGGCGTTCTCGCTGAAGCTTGCGGGCGTACCCAGGGACACCATCAAGGAAAAGGTCGACAAGGCGTCCGGCATCCTGGGCCTGGGCCAGTTGCTGGACCGCTACCCGCGCCAGCTGTCCGGCGGGCAACGCCAGCGCGTGGCCATGGGCCGCGCCATCGTGCGCGATCCGCAGGTGTTCCTGTTCGATGAGCCGCTGTCGAACCTGGATGCCAAGCTGCGCGTGCAGATGCGCGCCGAGATCAAGGAATTGCACCAACGGCTGCGCACCACATCGGTCTACGTCACGCACGACCAGATCGAGGCCATGACCATGGCCGACCAGATCGTGGTGATGCGCGACGGCCGCGTGGAGCAGCGCGGGCGCCCGCTGGCGCTCTACGACCATCCCGACAACCTGTTCGTGGCCGGCTTTATCGGGTCGCCGGCGATGAACTTCGTGCCGGGCGTGCTGCGCCGGCAGAACGGCGAGGCGCGGGTGGCGTTTCCGGATGGCACGCTGCTGCCCGCCCCTGGCCGCCTGCAGGACGGCGCCGGTACCGACGGCCAGCGCGTGATCTACGGCGTGCGGCCCGAGCACCTGGCCTACGGTGCGCCGGGCCAGGGCTTTCCGACCACGGTGACGGTGGTGGAACCGACCGGCGCCAACACCGAGGTCTACTCGCGCTTCGGTGAGACCGATTTCATTTCGGTGTTCCGCGAACGTCACGACTTTGCTGCTGGCCAGGCGCTGCATCTGGTGCCCGACCATCACCACACGCACCTGTTCGACGCCGAATCGGGACAGGCCCTGCCTCGCCAGACCGCACGGCAATAA